Proteins from a genomic interval of Hemicordylus capensis ecotype Gifberg chromosome 14, rHemCap1.1.pri, whole genome shotgun sequence:
- the LOC128337664 gene encoding uncharacterized protein LOC128337664 isoform X2, translating to MWLLAKYLLLSSPVLHAQLLLYQTERLLFVDTGGTAEISCTSTDVIDDKGISFSWYRRRDGEITRLTENGCDKTSGKFVCKAKGQKVTLEISRPQKTDAGLYFCGRKLDFSKMSLSNGTSLIVGDSYTLSTWVMLLLPSASKSLHSSYLACVVHGASNLVQVSWNISGDLQQEGRTLLVKNSSGSLTFISLLSVPMVDSQNSRKLYTCEVRFNSSSKSVKKSAPFPAASPVGTTKKCRRETLPWSSKSMLALLLLLLVSCLWIRLHFHSRYQLKITEIPSSRNP from the exons ATGTGGTTGCTGGCCAAGTATCTCCTCTTGTCCTCCCCAG TGTTACATGCCCAGTTATTACTATATCAGACCGAGAGGCTCCTGTTTGTGGATACTGGGGGCACAGCTGAGATCTCGTGCACTTCTACAGATGTTATTGATGACAAAGGAATTTCattcagttggtacagaagacGAGATGGTGAAATAACACGTTTAACTGAGAATGGCTGTGACAAGACGTCTGGTAAATTTGTTTGCAAAGCGAAAGGACAGAAGGTGACGCTGGAAATCTCCCGTCCTCAAAAGACTGATGCTGGTCTCTATTTCTGTGGCAGAAAGCTTGATTTTTCAAAAATGTCTCTCAGCAATGGGACTTCCCTGATTGTCGGAG aCAGTTACACCCTGAGCACCTGGGTGATGCTTTTGCTCCCTTCAGCATCTAAGTCCCTGCACAGCAGCTATCTCGCTTGCGTGGTCCATGGAGCATCCAACTTGGTCCAGGTGTCCTGGAATATCTCTGGAGATCTCCAGCAAGAGGGACGGACGCTTTTGGTGAAAAACAGCAGCGGCTCCTTAACCTTCATCAGTCTGCTTTCCGTCCCCATGGTGGACTCTCAGAACAGCAGGAAGCTCTACACCTGTGAAGTCCGGTTCAACTCTTCCAGCAAGAGTGTGAAGAAGAGTGCCCCGTTCCCTGCAG CTTCACCGGTGGGAACCACTAAGAAATGCCGGAGGGAGACTCTGCCCTGGTCTTCCAAGAGCATGTtggcgttgctgctgctgcttctcgtgAGCTGCCTTTGGATCCGGCTGCACTTCCACTCCAG ATACCAGCTCAAGATCACTGAAATTCCATCCTCAAGGAATCCATAG
- the LOC128337664 gene encoding uncharacterized protein LOC128337664 isoform X1 has translation MWLLAKYLLLSSPVLHAQLLLYQTERLLFVDTGGTAEISCTSTDVIDDKGISFSWYRRRDGEITRLTENGCDKTSGKFVCKAKGQKVTLEISRPQKTDAGLYFCGRKLDFSKMSLSNGTSLIVGDSYTLSTWVMLLLPSASKSLHSSYLACVVHGASNLVQVSWNISGDLQQEGRTLLVKNSSGSLTFISLLSVPMVDSQNSRKLYTCEVRFNSSSKSVKKSAPFPAASSVGTASSDHNCTSYKIPLAVMVLLALLLLLLSFLWIRLGPSCLASPVGTTKKCRRETLPWSSKSMLALLLLLLVSCLWIRLHFHSRYQLKITEIPSSRNP, from the exons ATGTGGTTGCTGGCCAAGTATCTCCTCTTGTCCTCCCCAG TGTTACATGCCCAGTTATTACTATATCAGACCGAGAGGCTCCTGTTTGTGGATACTGGGGGCACAGCTGAGATCTCGTGCACTTCTACAGATGTTATTGATGACAAAGGAATTTCattcagttggtacagaagacGAGATGGTGAAATAACACGTTTAACTGAGAATGGCTGTGACAAGACGTCTGGTAAATTTGTTTGCAAAGCGAAAGGACAGAAGGTGACGCTGGAAATCTCCCGTCCTCAAAAGACTGATGCTGGTCTCTATTTCTGTGGCAGAAAGCTTGATTTTTCAAAAATGTCTCTCAGCAATGGGACTTCCCTGATTGTCGGAG aCAGTTACACCCTGAGCACCTGGGTGATGCTTTTGCTCCCTTCAGCATCTAAGTCCCTGCACAGCAGCTATCTCGCTTGCGTGGTCCATGGAGCATCCAACTTGGTCCAGGTGTCCTGGAATATCTCTGGAGATCTCCAGCAAGAGGGACGGACGCTTTTGGTGAAAAACAGCAGCGGCTCCTTAACCTTCATCAGTCTGCTTTCCGTCCCCATGGTGGACTCTCAGAACAGCAGGAAGCTCTACACCTGTGAAGTCCGGTTCAACTCTTCCAGCAAGAGTGTGAAGAAGAGTGCCCCGTTCCCTGCAG CTTCCTCTGTGGGTACAGCTTCCTCTGATCATAACTGCACAAGCTACAAGATACCCCTGGCTGTCATGGTCCTGCtggcattgctgctgcttctcctgagcTTTCTTTGGATCCGGCTTGGCCCTTCCTGTCTAG CTTCACCGGTGGGAACCACTAAGAAATGCCGGAGGGAGACTCTGCCCTGGTCTTCCAAGAGCATGTtggcgttgctgctgctgcttctcgtgAGCTGCCTTTGGATCCGGCTGCACTTCCACTCCAG ATACCAGCTCAAGATCACTGAAATTCCATCCTCAAGGAATCCATAG
- the LOC128337663 gene encoding uncharacterized protein LOC128337663 isoform X6 produces the protein MCAHLLGILLLFLHTAAHSQGGTEIPQQLTQVWASPGEARNITCDLPDGAAVWKTTWYKEEQDGSLRMIEPSYNERTAGAKEPLASPSWHCPPWRGLHLFTVSPYSASSDAHLDWGEISWNIGGETSRDQKDADMVDGEGVFSIWSLKLMSPELWTQGMSYSCSIQENRNISAVLSTQTVSTNTGNCASMLYLGIRRFFILLLIPAFALIIRMHLAQGNVEQPADQIPMREIPENIRRALLDQAQGTKPI, from the exons ATGTGTGCCCACTTGCTTGGGATTCTTCTCCTTTTTCTGCACA CAGCAGCTCATTCACAGGGAGGCACAGAAATACCACAGCAGTTGACTCAGGTGTGGGCATCTCCTGGAGAGGCCAGAAATATCACCTGTGACCTTCCAGATGGAGCTGCCGTGTGGAAGACGACGTGGTACAAAGAGGAGCAGGACGGAAGCCTGCGCATGATTGAGCCAAGTTACAACGAGAGAACAGCAGGAGCAAAG GAACCCCTAGCATCTCCATCCTGGCACTGTCCTCCTTGGCGGGGGCTCCACTTATTCACGGTATCCCCCTACTCTGCCTCGTCTGATGCACACCTTGACTGGGGTGAAATCTCCTGGAATATTGGTGGGGAGACATCTCGGGACCAGAAGGACGCTGACATGGTCGATGGAGAAGGAGTCTTCAGCATCTGGAGTTTGAAGCTGATGTCTCCAGAGTTATGGACCCAAGGGATGTCttactcctgctccatccaagaaaACAGAAACATCAGTGCTGTGCTGTCCACACAGACAGTGTCCACAAACACAG GAAACTGTGCTTCTATGTTATATTTGGGGATCCGCCGTTTTTTCATCCTCCTCTTAATCCCGGCTTTTGCCTTGATCATCAGAATGCATCTTGCCCAAG GAAATGTAGAACAACCTGCAGATCAAATACCCATGAGGGAGATCCCAGAG